In a single window of the Oryctolagus cuniculus chromosome 2, mOryCun1.1, whole genome shotgun sequence genome:
- the HELT gene encoding hairy and enhancer of split-related protein HELT isoform X1 yields the protein MEEISQPEKNPRPETVATTPKPRRPAWLSGPSGEGGCEGCAPGWRERAGLLGPEGGQAGVASSGRPLRGTQLAAPVWPCLGDPVGNASLKPPNLCSQRTPVSHKVIEKRRRDRINRCLNELGKTVPMALAKQSSGKLEKAEILEMTVQYLRALHSADFPRGREKELLAEFANYFHYGYHECMKNLVHYLTTVERMETKDTKYARILAFLQSKARLGAEPTFPPLGSLPETDFSYQLHPAGPEFAGHNPGEAAVFPQGAASGPFPWPHGAARSPALPYLPSAPVPLSSPAQQHSPFLAPVQGLDRHYLNLIGHAHPNALNLHTPQHPPVL from the exons ATGGAGGAGATTTCTCAACCGGAGAAAAACCCACGCCCAGAAACTGTGGCCACCACCCCAAAGCCCCGGCGCCCAGCTTGGCTGAGTGGCCCGAGCGGAGAGGGTGGCTGCGAGGGGTGCGCGCCGGGCTGGCGGGAGAGGGCAGGGCTCCTCGGGCCTGAGGGCGGACAGGCAGGGGTCGCTTCCTCGGGCAGACCTCTGAGAGGAACACAGCTCGCCGCTCCTGTGTGGCCCTGCCTCGGTGACCCCGTGGGCAATGCCAGTCTAAAACCGCCAAACCTCTGTTCGCAGAGAACCCCCGTTTCTCATAAAGTGATAGAAAAGCGGAGGCGGGACCGGATCAACCGCTGCTTGAACGAGCTGGGCAAGACGGTGCCCATGGCCCTGGCGAAGCAG AGTTCCGGAAAGCTGGAGAAAGCGGAGATCCTCGAGATGACCGTTCAGTACCTGAGAGCCCTGCACTCCGCGGATTTTCCCCGGGGAAGGGAAAAAG AACTCCTGGCGGAGTTTGCCAACTACTTCCACTACGGCTACCACGAGTGCATGAAGAACCTGGTGCATTACCTCACCACTGTGGAGAGGATGGAGACCAAGGACACCAAGTACGCGCGCATCCTCGCCTTCCTGCAGTCCAAGGCCCGCCTGGGCGCCGAGCCCACCTTCCCGCCGCTCGGCTCCCTTCCGGAGACGGATTTCTCCTACCAGCTGCACCCGGCGGGGCCCGAGTTCGCCGGCCACAACCCCGGCGAGGCCGCTGTGTTCCCGCAGGGCGCTGCCTCGGGGCCTTTTCCCTGGCCGCACGGCGCGGCCCGCAGCCCCGCGCTGCCCTACCTGCCCAGCGCGCCGGTGCCGCTCTCTAGCCCCGCGCAGCAGCACAGCCCCTTCCTGGCGCCCGTGCAGGGTCTGGACCGGCATTACCTCAACCTCATCGGCCAC
- the HELT gene encoding hairy and enhancer of split-related protein HELT isoform X2 — protein sequence MEEISQPEKNPRPETVATTPKPRRPAWLSGPSGEGGCEGCAPGWRERAGLLGPEGGQAGVASSGRPLRGTQLAAPVWPCLGDPVGNASLKPPNLCSQRTPVSHKVIEKRRRDRINRCLNELGKTVPMALAKQSSGKLEKAEILEMTVQYLRALHSADFPRGREKAELLAEFANYFHYGYHECMKNLVHYLTTVERMETKDTKYARILAFLQSKARLGAEPTFPPLGSLPETDFSYQLHPAGPEFAGHNPGEAAVFPQGAASGPFPWPHGAARSPALPYLPSAPVPLSSPAQQHSPFLAPVQGLDRHYLNLIGHAHPNALNLHTPQHPPVL from the exons ATGGAGGAGATTTCTCAACCGGAGAAAAACCCACGCCCAGAAACTGTGGCCACCACCCCAAAGCCCCGGCGCCCAGCTTGGCTGAGTGGCCCGAGCGGAGAGGGTGGCTGCGAGGGGTGCGCGCCGGGCTGGCGGGAGAGGGCAGGGCTCCTCGGGCCTGAGGGCGGACAGGCAGGGGTCGCTTCCTCGGGCAGACCTCTGAGAGGAACACAGCTCGCCGCTCCTGTGTGGCCCTGCCTCGGTGACCCCGTGGGCAATGCCAGTCTAAAACCGCCAAACCTCTGTTCGCAGAGAACCCCCGTTTCTCATAAAGTGATAGAAAAGCGGAGGCGGGACCGGATCAACCGCTGCTTGAACGAGCTGGGCAAGACGGTGCCCATGGCCCTGGCGAAGCAG AGTTCCGGAAAGCTGGAGAAAGCGGAGATCCTCGAGATGACCGTTCAGTACCTGAGAGCCCTGCACTCCGCGGATTTTCCCCGGGGAAGGGAAAAAG CAGAACTCCTGGCGGAGTTTGCCAACTACTTCCACTACGGCTACCACGAGTGCATGAAGAACCTGGTGCATTACCTCACCACTGTGGAGAGGATGGAGACCAAGGACACCAAGTACGCGCGCATCCTCGCCTTCCTGCAGTCCAAGGCCCGCCTGGGCGCCGAGCCCACCTTCCCGCCGCTCGGCTCCCTTCCGGAGACGGATTTCTCCTACCAGCTGCACCCGGCGGGGCCCGAGTTCGCCGGCCACAACCCCGGCGAGGCCGCTGTGTTCCCGCAGGGCGCTGCCTCGGGGCCTTTTCCCTGGCCGCACGGCGCGGCCCGCAGCCCCGCGCTGCCCTACCTGCCCAGCGCGCCGGTGCCGCTCTCTAGCCCCGCGCAGCAGCACAGCCCCTTCCTGGCGCCCGTGCAGGGTCTGGACCGGCATTACCTCAACCTCATCGGCCAC